GAATATCATAGAGAAAAATGCGGACGGTATTGTCATAGCGGATAAGAACGGCGCAGTGCAGTTTGTCAACCGGGCCGCAGAAGCCCTTTTCAGCCGCAAAGCAGAAGAACTGGTTGGCGGATTATTTGGTTTTCCCATTGTCTCGGGTGAAACAGCGGAGATTGAAATTATTCGAAATAAGGGGGGCACACGTACCGTGGAAATGCGCGTGGTGGAAACAAAGTGGAAAGATGAAATTGCCCATCTTACGTCGCTTCGAGATATCACGGGGAAAAAGCTGGGTCAGGAAAAACTGAAACGAACCCTGGCGAATTTGCGAAAAGCCATGAGGGGCACCATCCAGCTCTTGGTACTGGCAGTTGAAAAGAGGGATCCTTACACGGCCGGCCATCAACGGCGGGTGGCCGATCTTGCCCGTGCCATCGCCACAGAGATGGGTCTTTCAGCGGAGCAGATTGATGGAATCCGCATGGCCGGGGTTATCCACGATGTCGGCAAGATATCTATACCTGCTGAAATCCTCAGCAAGCCCACCCGGTTGACGGACATCGAGTTCAGCCTGATCAAGACTCACTCCCAGGTCGGTTATGACATGTTGAAGACCGTTGAATTTCCGTGGCCGATTGCCCCAACCGTGCTTCAACATCACGAAAGGATGGATGGCTCCGGATACCCTCAAGGGCTTTCGGGTAAAAGTATTATATTGGAAGCAAGGATCATGGGTGTAAGTGATGTTGTTGAGGCCATGGCCTCTCACCGACCTTACCGGCAGGCTCTCGGTATAAATGTTGCGTTAGAAGAAATCTCAAAGAATAGGGGTGTCCTCTATGACGCAAAGGCGGTAGACGCCTGCTTGAAGCTGTTCAAAGAGAAAAGGTTCAGGTTTAAATAGTTTCCGGGGCCGGCATTCACCATATTCTTGACAAAGGTGTGAAAGGCGGTTGAGGGCCTGAAACAAAAAGATTTAATAAAGGAGGAACGAAAATGGCAAAGGAAGAAAAAAAAGGGACAACAATAGCAACGCCGATTAACATACTCTGGGAAAATATATTAATGATTCCCATATTCGGCGCTATAGATTCAAAGCAGGCCCAAGAAATAATGGAAAACATACTGACAAGGATATCCGATAGCGGATCAAAGGTCATCATACTCGATATTCTTGGGGTGGCCACTGTGGATACTGCTGTGGCGAATTATATCCTCAAAATAACCAGGGCAACCGGACTTATGGGTTGCAGGTGCATTGTCTCCGGTATATCCCCGGCAATTGCCCAGACATTGGTTAACCTGGGAGTTGGCCTGGAAGGCGTTGCTACCACAGCCAGTTTACGCGATGCACTTGAAACCGCCTTTGATACGATAGGCCTTGAAGTGAGAAAAATAAAAAAGGTCCCATAAGAGGGAGTAGATGGTTATGCAAGAGGACCCCACTCTATCCGGGGTAGGAATGTATGTTACCCGGGGCTGTCTTGTAGTTCCTGTCCAGGTCGAACTACACGACGACCTGGCGCCCCGGGTTCAGGCGGCCGTCCTGCAAAGGATTAACGAGACAGGGATCAAAGGAGTGATTATTGATCTCTCAGGGGTTGCCGTAATGGACTCATTCCTCGCCCGGGCAATCTTTGATACAGCCGAAATGGCATCCCTGTTGGGAGCCAAAACGGTCATTACCGGCCTTAGACCTGGGGTGGCCGCGGCCCTGATTGACCTGGACTTTGAGCCCGGGGATGTCCCCACGGCTGTGAGCCTTGAAAAGGGATTTCGGATATTGGAGCCTGTGGTATGGCCCAAAGAGGCGTTAGAGGAGGCCGAAGAACCGGAAGCGGAAGTCAACAATAAGGAGGATGCGGCCGCAGAGGATGAAGATACAGGAGAAGAGGAAAACAGCAACGATACAGAATAAAGAAAAACGAATCGAAATCTGCGAGGAGGTTGACATTGCCGAGGCGGTCTCTGAGGCATTAGTATCAGCAAAAACAGCCGGTTTCAGCCTCACCAGGCAATATATGGTTGCAATCGCGGTCTCTGAGCTGGCCACGAATATACGCAACTATGCCGGGAAAGGGGAAATTACCATAAGAGCCCTTGAGAGAGAGACCGAAAAGGGGATTGAGATTGTCGCGGAAGACAGCGGTCCCGGCATATCCGATGTGGAAGCCGGCATGCAGGACGGTTTTACTACCTCAGACGGCATGGGCCTCGGGCTTCCCGGCGTAAAACGCCTGATGGATGAGTTTGTCATAGAGACTGAACCAGGGGCAGGAACCAGGATCACGGCAAGGAAATGGAACTAACAAAGATGCCTGAAGCTGATTACTTCTTGGTGAAAAGAGCTCTGAACAATGATACTTTCTGCGGCGATACAGGGATTATCAAGGAATTTGACAGCAAGATATTTATCGGCATTATAGATGTCCTGGGGCATGGGGAAGGCACCCATGAGATTGCGCTGACTTGCGAGGATTTTCTGGGGAAGAATTATCGTCAGGACCTGGTCAAAACAATGGAGGGCCTCCATAGGCATATCAGGGGTTCACGGGGTGCAGTGGCCGGCCTGTGCCTTTTGGACTTGAAAACAGGTGACCTGAAATACGTTGGCATGGGTGACATAACCGCCAGAAAATTCGGTTCAAGCAACATCACGATTATTTCCAGGGCCGGCGTAGTCGGCTATGTAATGCCGACCCCGAGAGAAGAGAGATTGAAATTATACGACGGCGATGTCCTGGTATTATATATAGACGGAGTCAAAAAACATTTTGACATGGAAGATTACCCTGAACTGATATCGGACAACGCCAGGACAATAGCCACCCGCATTATTGAGCGATTCGGCAAAGAAGCAGATGACGCC
This genomic stretch from Deltaproteobacteria bacterium harbors:
- a CDS encoding anti-sigma regulatory factor; its protein translation is MKIQEKRKTATIQNKEKRIEICEEVDIAEAVSEALVSAKTAGFSLTRQYMVAIAVSELATNIRNYAGKGEITIRALERETEKGIEIVAEDSGPGISDVEAGMQDGFTTSDGMGLGLPGVKRLMDEFVIETEPGAGTRITARKWN
- a CDS encoding STAS domain-containing protein, with the translated sequence MVMQEDPTLSGVGMYVTRGCLVVPVQVELHDDLAPRVQAAVLQRINETGIKGVIIDLSGVAVMDSFLARAIFDTAEMASLLGAKTVITGLRPGVAAALIDLDFEPGDVPTAVSLEKGFRILEPVVWPKEALEEAEEPEAEVNNKEDAAAEDEDTGEEENSNDTE
- a CDS encoding HD-GYP domain-containing protein codes for the protein MDRKPTYEELEQRVKDSEEQAVARSRVDEELRVSEARFRNIIEKNADGIVIADKNGAVQFVNRAAEALFSRKAEELVGGLFGFPIVSGETAEIEIIRNKGGTRTVEMRVVETKWKDEIAHLTSLRDITGKKLGQEKLKRTLANLRKAMRGTIQLLVLAVEKRDPYTAGHQRRVADLARAIATEMGLSAEQIDGIRMAGVIHDVGKISIPAEILSKPTRLTDIEFSLIKTHSQVGYDMLKTVEFPWPIAPTVLQHHERMDGSGYPQGLSGKSIILEARIMGVSDVVEAMASHRPYRQALGINVALEEISKNRGVLYDAKAVDACLKLFKEKRFRFK
- a CDS encoding SpoIIE family protein phosphatase, with the translated sequence MELTKMPEADYFLVKRALNNDTFCGDTGIIKEFDSKIFIGIIDVLGHGEGTHEIALTCEDFLGKNYRQDLVKTMEGLHRHIRGSRGAVAGLCLLDLKTGDLKYVGMGDITARKFGSSNITIISRAGVVGYVMPTPREERLKLYDGDVLVLYIDGVKKHFDMEDYPELISDNARTIATRIIERFGKEADDALCIALRYRI
- a CDS encoding STAS domain-containing protein; its protein translation is MAKEEKKGTTIATPINILWENILMIPIFGAIDSKQAQEIMENILTRISDSGSKVIILDILGVATVDTAVANYILKITRATGLMGCRCIVSGISPAIAQTLVNLGVGLEGVATTASLRDALETAFDTIGLEVRKIKKVP